Within Spinacia oleracea cultivar Varoflay chromosome 4, BTI_SOV_V1, whole genome shotgun sequence, the genomic segment GATCATTAACCATTTGCATCACAACATCATGTTAAATACAAAGAGATTATAGATCCATGTGCATGAAATTCCATATTATTCTAAATGACAGTGATAATACAGATTGGTTAAACTAAGGACAACTTTACTCACCTAATAAATCCATCCAGATCTTATTCCTATACATATATTCCATTCCTATGCTCATATTCTATATATACCCACGAAATTGGAGGCCAATAATAGTAACAAAGCTCTTTTATTgttcacatatatatatatatatatatatatatatttccccTTTATTTGTATTACTTTCATTCTATTCCTATCACATTATATTTATCTACTTCTACTTTGCTCCCGCTTTAAACTTGTTTAAACCATGAGTTCTCGCTTGTTTCTATTTTGTCTCATGCTCATTGGTTGCATGCTTAATATTGTCATAGTAGTATCTGCTCGCAGCCTCCTAGATCTTCCTAAGTTAGAGGGATCTACAGGCGCCTTACCCAATCTTTTTAACCCCACATTGCCTAAACTACTAAATCCCATGATTTCTACGCAAGGTCGCAGACTCCTAAATCTTCCTAAGTTGGAAGTACCCACAACCACCTTGCTCAATAATCTTAATCCTAAATTGCCCAAACTTCAAAATCCCATGACTTCAGCGCTAGGCCGCGGTCTCTTAGATCTTCCTAAGTTTGAAATGCCTAGGTGGCTCAATAATCTTAACCCAACATTGCCTAAACTTTCAAAGCCCACAACTCCAACATCAGGTCGTGACCTCCTAGATCTTCCTAAGTTGGGAGTGCCGACAACCACCTTGCCCAATCTTCTTAACCCAAATTAAATTTGCCTAAACTTTCAAATCCCACAACTCCAACGTCAGGCCGCGACCTCCTAGATCTTCCTAAGTTGGAAATACCTAGGTGGCTCAATAACCTTAACCCCACATTGCCCAAATTTACAAGTCCCACAAC encodes:
- the LOC130472210 gene encoding protein PELPK1-like — encoded protein: MSSRLFLFCLMLIGCMLNIVIVVSARSLLDLPKLEGSTGALPNLFNPTLPKLLNPMISTQGRRLLNLPKLEVPTTTLLNNLNPKLPKLQNPMTSALGRGLLDLPKFEMPRWLNNLNPTLPKLSKPTTPTSGRDLLDLPKLEIPRWLNNLNPTLPKFTSPTTPTSGRGLLDLPKLGVPTTTLLNNLNPKLAKLQNPMTSTQGRGLLDLAQLEMPKWLNNLNPMLPKLTNPTTPTSGRGLLDLPKLEVPTTTLPNLLNPTLPKLSKPTIPSAARGLLDLPKFEIPTLPWDKLPISTKPPTPTLPKLPKTTRPNLP